AACCTAACAGCATGATATCCACAACATCCACCTACTATAGCTTAAGCTTATATAGCTAATAAGATTGTAGATTAAATGCAAAAACACAGCGGAGTTAAATAACTGCAACTCGCATTCATTAATGGCATAACATAGGTGCCTTAAGAGATACAAATAGTTGAATAGCTATTTATCTCCCAGCTAAATGACAGTATAAAAAACTAATAATAATAACAAGGCTCATTTTAATGCATAAAACCGCTAGAATTATCCATAAGTGGCTGATGCTATTACTCGGATTGCAGTTTGTTGTTTGGTCTGTTACCGGGGCATATATGGTGTTTGTACATATTGACTATATCCATGGCGACTCGCTAATCACTGACCCTGAGATAAAAATCAAGCCGAATAAACTGCAATATACATTGGCTCAACTATTACAGACTTACCCTAATGCTGAGCACATTAGTGTTGGTAAGTTGATGGATCAAGAGGTATACCGTTTTACTATTCCAGCTCAAGCTGCGACCCAACACATTATGTTAAGCGCGCAAACAGGTGATCGTTTAGCACCACTAAATCAAACTATGGCAATGGCATTAGCCCAATACTATTACGCTGGTACCGAACCTATCGCTGAAATAAGCTTGCTAACAGATAACCCACCGTTTGAATTAAGTGCACGCCATTTACCCGCTTGGCGAATTAATTTTGAGCATTTTGCCGCACCATCAATTTATATCTCTGCCAATAGTGGACTTGTGGTCGGTAAACGTCACACCTTTTGGCGATTATTCGACTGGATGTTTCGCTTCCATGTAATGGATTACGGCGATGCTGAAGAGGTAGATAACCAGTTGTTGTTTTGGGTAGCATTTTTGGCGGTATTGGCCACTATCAGCGGCTTGGTATTAACCTACTTTAGGGTATTTCGTCACCGCAGAAACAAACAAAAATCGATGTTGAGTAGCCGTAAACACCCTGGAGTCGCTTAATGTTATTGATCAAAAAACTGCATAAATGGGCGTCGGTCATTGTGGGAATTCAATTACTTCTTTGGTTAGTCAGTGGGCTATATTTTAATTTAATGGACCACAATAAGGCTCAAGGCCTTACCTATCAACATAATACTCATGCCAAAGTAGCATTAGATGCTCATAGTTTGCTTGAGCCTAAAGCGATTTTAAGCTCATTTAAACCAAGTGTCTCATTGAATATCGTGACCTTATTAGGTAAACCTTACTATCTATTGACCCATGAAAAAGGTCTATATAACCATCACGATACCTTGGTCGATGCTTATCTCGGTACGGCTGTACTAATTGATGCCCCATTAGCACAAAAATTAGCTCGTGAATCCTATTCTGGCGAAGCTGAAATCAGTTCGACCCGTTTATTGGTTCCGCCATTGGACGACTTTCCTAAACAGCAAAACGACACTTGGCAGATAAACTTTGCCGATGACATTGCCACCAGCGTTTATATTGAAGCGCAATCGGGTCAGCTTGTCGGCCACAGTGATGAGCACAAACGTTTAGCCGAAGTATTTTTTATGCTGCACTTTATGGATTACTTTAATGAAGGCGGTTTTAATAATATCCCGATTAAGATATTTGCATTTATCACCCTATGGCTAACCTTTAGCGGATTAATTTGGGTAATAGACATGTTAAGGCGCAAAAGATATCAACCAAGCTTGAAACAAAAATCAGCACGGTGTAAACGTGAGACTAAGCTAAATTAATGAAATGGAATGTGTATCACACGATGCAGCCTTTAAAGGCGTTATCATTATTCTGCATAAAAATATGTTGTTTGAAAGATTTTTACTCCTGTAAAGGTCTGTTAAGCTAACCCCCTAAAACGACTTGGTTAAGGTTAAATGAGAGCAACGCTGTCAAACTATTGGATCATCACAATCACTTTGTTCGCACTTGTCGGACAGGGGTTGCTGACTAATGACAGTTTAATGGTGCCAACAGCCCATGCCAATATGGCTCAGCAAAGCTTGTCGGTAACAACCGATAGCGCAACCAATACCCCATCGTCAC
This region of Shewanella livingstonensis genomic DNA includes:
- a CDS encoding PepSY domain-containing protein, which codes for MHKTARIIHKWLMLLLGLQFVVWSVTGAYMVFVHIDYIHGDSLITDPEIKIKPNKLQYTLAQLLQTYPNAEHISVGKLMDQEVYRFTIPAQAATQHIMLSAQTGDRLAPLNQTMAMALAQYYYAGTEPIAEISLLTDNPPFELSARHLPAWRINFEHFAAPSIYISANSGLVVGKRHTFWRLFDWMFRFHVMDYGDAEEVDNQLLFWVAFLAVLATISGLVLTYFRVFRHRRNKQKSMLSSRKHPGVA
- a CDS encoding PepSY domain-containing protein yields the protein MLLIKKLHKWASVIVGIQLLLWLVSGLYFNLMDHNKAQGLTYQHNTHAKVALDAHSLLEPKAILSSFKPSVSLNIVTLLGKPYYLLTHEKGLYNHHDTLVDAYLGTAVLIDAPLAQKLARESYSGEAEISSTRLLVPPLDDFPKQQNDTWQINFADDIATSVYIEAQSGQLVGHSDEHKRLAEVFFMLHFMDYFNEGGFNNIPIKIFAFITLWLTFSGLIWVIDMLRRKRYQPSLKQKSARCKRETKLN